In Janthinobacterium agaricidamnosum NBRC 102515 = DSM 9628, the DNA window GTTGTTGATCACGATATGCACCGTGCCGCCCGTGCCGTAGCCGCGGGTTTGCGCCAGGTTCAGGGTTTCCATGACCACGCCCTGGCCTGCGAACGCGGCGTCGCCGTGCACCAGGATCGGCAGCACTTGCGCGCCTTGCGCGTCGTCGCGGCGGTCCATGCGGGCCTTGACCGAACCTTCGACGACCGGGTTGACGATTTCCAGGTGCGACGGGTTGAACGCCAGCGACAGGTGCACCGGACCGCCGGCGGTCGAGATGTCCGACGAGAAGCCCTGGTGGTATTTGACGTCGCCGGCCGGCAGGTCGTCGCCGTGCTTGCCTTCGAATTCTTCGAACAGGTCTTGCGGCGATTTGCCGAGGGTGTTGACCAGCACGTTCAGGCGGCCGCGGTGGGCCATGCCGATCACGATTTCCTGCACGCCTTTTTCACCGGCGCGCTGGATGGTTTCATCCATCGAGGCGATAAAGGTTTCGCCGCCTTCCAGCGAGAAGCGCTTTTGGCCGACGTACTTGGTGTGCAGATAGCGCTCCAGGCCTTCGGCCGCGGTCAGGCGGTCGAGGATGTGGATCTTTTTCTCGGGCGTGAAATTCGGGGTCGAGCGGATCGCTTCCAGCTTTTCCTGCAACCAGCGCTTTTCGGCCGGGTCGGAAATGTACATGAATTCGGCGCCGATCGAACGGGTGTAGGTATCGCGCAAGAAGTTGAGCAAATCGCGCAGCGATGCTGTTTCAGGGCCGAAGTAGGTATTGCTGATGTTGAACACGGTGTCCATGTCCGCGTCGGTGAAACCGTAGAAGCTCGGCTCCAGTTCCGGGATGCTCGGACGCTCCTGGCGTTGCAGCGGGTCCAGGTTGGCCCAGTGCGAACCGAGGTAGCGATAGGCGGCGATCAGTTGCGTCGCGGCGACGCGCTTGCGGCCCATTTCGACGTCCGGCGAAGCGGTGACGACACGGATCGGACCGGCCTTGGCGCGCTCGGCGAACGAGGCGACGACGGAGGCGTGGGCGACATCGGGTTTGTTGCTGCCGTCGACTGCCGGCACGTGTTGCATCGCGTCGAAATAGGCGCGCCAGTTGTCCGGCACCGAACCTGGGTTATTGAGGTACGCTTCGTACAAGTCTTCGACGTACGGAGCATTCCCACCAAACAGGTAGGAGTTGGACGTAAATTGCTGCATCATATTGCTCACCTTTCTTCGCGCTTCGCGAGATTAGCGGGTTAATCTAACCTTCCGCGACACGGCCTGACCGGTTAGCGGATTGCACATCAAGTTGTGGGGAAGGGCTTTGTTGCACCAGCATTCTAAATACAATCATTCGGAATAGCACGCGGTATTGTAACGCACTGAAGAAAAAATCGAATTAAAATGTTTGGCCGCGGCGGGGCCGGAGTGCGGCGGTTTCGGGCCAGGCTTTGCCCTGCCGGCGGCCATGCATGCGGCTTATTATCTGCTTGTCATCGCGCGCATGCCATGCCGTCGGGCGACGGCATGGCATGCGATGACGCGCGCTGTTACTGCTCCGCGTAAATCTTGACCAGGTCATACAGGAAATCGCGGCCCTCCATCAGCGATTGCACGCTGAGGAATTCGTTGAGGCCGTGGATATTGTTCAGGTTCGGGCCGACGAAGATGCCGCTGATGCCATAGGTCGGAATCCCCGCCGCCGCCGTGAACAGGCCGTCGGTCGCGGCCGATTGCAGGATCGGCATCACCGGCACGCCCGGCCACATGCTCGCCGTCAGGCGCTCCACCGGCTCCATGATGGCCCGGGTCAGCTCGGGCGGCGGCGAACTTTCGCCGCGCAGTTCCAGCGTTTCCACTTTCACCGCCGGATCATTGATGGCCTGCTCCAGCGCCAGCCGCACCGTCTCGCGCGTTACGCCCGGAAAGATACGGCAATTGATATTGGCCCGCGCACGCTGCGGCAAGGCGTTGGTGGCATGGCCCGCGTCGAGCATGGTCGCCACGCAGGTGGTGTGCAGCATCGCGCCCCAGCCGATATCGCGCGCCGCCAGCAGCGCCGCCGCATCGGCGTCGGCCGGATTGTCGAGGATGGCCAGCATCGCGCTCGCCACATCGTAATGGCCGGCCGCTTCCTGTATCTTGGCCATTGCCTTCAGGTAACCACGGCTGCCGTCCGCCAGCTGGGTCGGGAAAACGTAGCTTTCGACCTTCTTCAGCGCGCCGGCCAGGCTGTAGATGGCGTTGTCCTTGGTCGGACGCGAACTGTGGCCGCCCGGGCTGGTCACTTCCAGCCGATAGTTTTGCATCAGCTTCTCGCCCGCCTCCACCGTCATCGAAATCCGCTTGCCGCCGGCATCGAGCTCGCCGACCGCGCCTTCATTGAGCGCAAACCCGGCGTCGATCAAGCCCCGCCGGTTCCTGGTCAGCCATTCCGCGCCGTTGAAGGCGCCGATGGTTTCTTCGCCGCAGGTCAGCGCCAGCTTCAAGGTATGGCGCGGCCGGTAGCCTTCCTGCTTGTAGCGGATCAGCGTATCGGCCCAGATCGACGCCTGCGCCTTGTCGTCGAAGGCGCCGCGCGCGTAAAAGTTGCCATCTTCTTCGGTCAGTACAAACGGATCGCGCACCCAGTCCTCGCGGCGGGCTTCGACCACATCCAGATGCGCCATCAGCAATATCGCCGGCGCTCTCGCATCGCGCCCCGGCAAGATCGCCACCAGGCCGCCCTCCTTCGGATGATCGGGATCGGCAAACGGATACAGGTCGCTATCGGGGAAGCCGGCGCTCTTGAGGCGGGTCGCGATGCGTTCGGCGGCCAGCGTGCAACTGCCGGCCGACAGCGTGGTGTTGGTTTCGACCAACTCCTTGTACAGCTCGCGGAATTGCTGTTCGCCGAAGCCGGCGTCAGCATTGTGTACGCAAGCCATTAATGCAGTAGCGGCAACGAATGAAAAACGCGATGAAAAACGAGACTTCATGTCCTATCCTTTATTCCCGGGTGATTAACATTGCATCGGCAAACTCCTTCGGCGCTGGAAGTAACCTGAAGGAGTCGTCATGGTTAACTTTTTGTAGTTAACTAAAATGAATTTTATTACCAAGGAATATATTTCCACAATGCAATTTAATCGAATGGCATGTCTTTATGGTCACGGCGGCGCTTTTGGCGCTGGCACGTGGTGAGTTCGTCGTTTTATGGCAACATTTCAAACTTGCCAAAGTGTTGGGCGCGCACCGGCATGCCACACGATAAAAATATTAATTTAATAACATTAGTTCCTTTGCTGCATTTCTCTCCAAAAGTTGCATCGAGAATTCTTTACCTTGAAACACTCTGATAGAATGATAATCATTATTATTATCATTCAAGATCAGGGAGCCGTCATGCAGTTGCGTATCAAGCCGGGAGTCATCGCAATAGTGGGAGCGTTTTCGCTGGGAGTCATTTTGCCGGGCGCGGCCCGGGCGCAGGAAGTGATGCCGACGGTGCAAGTGACTGGCGCCAAGGATGGCAATGACGGCTATGCGGCGCGCAGTTCGGCCAGCGGCACCAAGACCGAAATGGCCTTGCGCGACGTGCCGCAAACCATCAACGTGGTGCCGGCGGCGGTCATCCGCGACCAGCACGCGACGTCGCTGCAAGACATCATGAAAAATATTCCCGGCGTCGGCCTGTCCACCGGCGACGGCCAGCGCGACCAGGTCTTCATCCGCGGCTTTACCGCCATCGGCGACCAGTTCGTCGACGGTTTCCGCGACGACGCGCTGTATTTCCGCGACTTGTCCAATGTCGAGCGGCTGGAAGTGGTCAAGGGCCCCGCCGCCGTGCTGTACGGGCGCGGTTCGTCGGGCGGCCTGGTCAACCGGGTCACCAAAAAACCCGGCATCGATATCAACGACGTCAGCCTGAGCCTGGCCAGCCATGCCGGCAAGCGCGGCGAAATCGACTTCGGCCGCGCCGGCGACGCGGCTTCGTGGCGCCTGACCGGCGCGACCGAACACGCCGACAGCTACCGCGACCAGCAATTCCTGAACCGCAGCGCATTGGCGCCATCGGTGTCGCTGCGCGTCTCGGCCGACACCAAGGTCTTGCTGCAAGCCGATTACCTGGAAGACCGCCGCCTGACCGACTTCGGCATTCCTGCGTACCAGGGGCGCCCGGTCGACGTCGATCCGGCCACCTATTACGGCGCCGCCAATGCGCGCGACGCCGACTACAGCCAGTCGCGGGTGGTGTCGACTTCGGCCACCGTGACCCACAAGATCGACAGCACGCTATCGTTGCGCAACGCCAGCCGTTATTACAATTACCACCTGGACCGCAACAACACCAATATTTCCGGCAACGTCAATCAGCTGGCCGGCACCATGACGCTGGCGCACGCCAAGCTGAACCGCGACGAACACGGCTGGTTCAACCAGACCGAACTGACGCAAAAACTGGGCCTCGGCGACAC includes these proteins:
- a CDS encoding TonB-dependent receptor is translated as MQLRIKPGVIAIVGAFSLGVILPGAARAQEVMPTVQVTGAKDGNDGYAARSSASGTKTEMALRDVPQTINVVPAAVIRDQHATSLQDIMKNIPGVGLSTGDGQRDQVFIRGFTAIGDQFVDGFRDDALYFRDLSNVERLEVVKGPAAVLYGRGSSGGLVNRVTKKPGIDINDVSLSLASHAGKRGEIDFGRAGDAASWRLTGATEHADSYRDQQFLNRSALAPSVSLRVSADTKVLLQADYLEDRRLTDFGIPAYQGRPVDVDPATYYGAANARDADYSQSRVVSTSATVTHKIDSTLSLRNASRYYNYHLDRNNTNISGNVNQLAGTMTLAHAKLNRDEHGWFNQTELTQKLGLGDTSHDILYGIEFGRQSKDATSYAATTVKSNVSIFNPLLPLVDPAALGARSNTYGTYRTNAAYVQDAISFNQEWKALAGLRYDSFKQQSRLLNAAGTTTADLARTDTAYSPRAGLVWQPGVTQSYYASWSRSFQPSGETLALAASNADLAPETTRNTEVGAKYDLWNGRANATVSLFRLERDNIKTTDPLTNAVLPVGTQRTDGLELTFNADLSGGWKMLAGYAYLDATITDSIALDKSVNLPGSNITSAIPVKGKRATLTSRNTANLWLSRDLGQGFTVGGGMNAIGSRFANPGNSVVLPGYVTADAMAAYRSGKYEIQLNLNNIGNAGYIVSGHGSSPNLSLPGAPRNAALTLRYSL
- a CDS encoding M20/M25/M40 family metallo-hydrolase, encoding MKSRFSSRFSFVAATALMACVHNADAGFGEQQFRELYKELVETNTTLSAGSCTLAAERIATRLKSAGFPDSDLYPFADPDHPKEGGLVAILPGRDARAPAILLMAHLDVVEARREDWVRDPFVLTEEDGNFYARGAFDDKAQASIWADTLIRYKQEGYRPRHTLKLALTCGEETIGAFNGAEWLTRNRRGLIDAGFALNEGAVGELDAGGKRISMTVEAGEKLMQNYRLEVTSPGGHSSRPTKDNAIYSLAGALKKVESYVFPTQLADGSRGYLKAMAKIQEAAGHYDVASAMLAILDNPADADAAALLAARDIGWGAMLHTTCVATMLDAGHATNALPQRARANINCRIFPGVTRETVRLALEQAINDPAVKVETLELRGESSPPPELTRAIMEPVERLTASMWPGVPVMPILQSAATDGLFTAAAGIPTYGISGIFVGPNLNNIHGLNEFLSVQSLMEGRDFLYDLVKIYAEQ